A section of the Streptomyces sp. V3I8 genome encodes:
- a CDS encoding methionyl-tRNA formyltransferase produces MRVVMFGYQTWGHRTLQALLESDHEVVLAVTHPRSDHVYEKIWDDSVADLAEKHGVPVLLRNRPDDPELLTALKDARPDLIVANNWRTVLPPEVFDLPPHGTLNIHDSLLPAYAGFSPLIWALINGEREVGVTAHRMNAELDAGDVLLQRAVPVGATDTVADLFHRTVDLIGPVVDESLDLIASGRARWIPQDRSRASFFHKRSLEDSRIDWSWPAEDIERLVRAQCDPYPNAFTHHRGQRLRIVESAVSEGCYGGTPGRIFIREGDGVVVVAGAEARNGRLRGLVVKRVRTEDGAEHAATDYFRTMGGYLIARP; encoded by the coding sequence ATGCGGGTCGTCATGTTCGGCTATCAGACCTGGGGGCACCGCACCCTCCAGGCTCTGCTGGAGTCCGACCACGAGGTGGTCCTGGCCGTGACCCACCCCAGGAGCGACCACGTGTACGAGAAGATCTGGGACGACTCGGTGGCCGACCTGGCCGAGAAGCACGGGGTGCCGGTACTGCTGCGCAACCGGCCCGACGACCCCGAGCTGCTCACCGCGCTGAAGGACGCGCGACCCGACCTGATCGTCGCCAACAACTGGCGCACCGTACTGCCGCCCGAGGTCTTCGACCTCCCGCCGCACGGCACGCTCAACATCCACGACTCGCTGCTCCCGGCGTACGCGGGCTTCTCGCCGCTGATCTGGGCGCTCATCAACGGCGAGCGGGAGGTCGGCGTCACCGCGCACCGGATGAACGCCGAACTCGACGCCGGTGACGTCCTGCTGCAGCGGGCGGTGCCGGTCGGCGCCACCGACACCGTCGCCGACCTGTTCCACCGCACGGTCGACCTGATCGGCCCGGTCGTCGACGAGTCGCTCGACCTCATCGCCTCGGGCCGGGCCCGGTGGATCCCGCAGGACCGCAGCCGGGCGAGCTTCTTCCACAAGCGGTCCCTGGAGGACAGCCGCATCGACTGGAGCTGGCCGGCCGAGGACATCGAGCGGCTGGTACGGGCCCAGTGCGACCCGTACCCGAACGCCTTCACCCACCACCGCGGGCAGCGGCTCAGGATCGTCGAGTCCGCGGTGTCCGAGGGCTGTTACGGCGGTACTCCGGGACGCATCTTCATCCGTGAGGGCGACGGGGTGGTCGTCGTCGCGGGCGCGGAGGCGAGGAACGGGCGACTGCGCGGGCTGGTCGTCAAGCGCGTACGCACCGAGGACGGGGCGGAGCACGCGGCGACCGACTACTTCCGCACGATGGGCGGCTACCTCATCGCGCGCCCGTGA
- a CDS encoding lysine N(6)-hydroxylase/L-ornithine N(5)-oxygenase family protein produces the protein MNALHDEPDAVLDVLGIGFGPSNLALAIAVEEHNAQAAPEDRIRAGFLERQPSFGWHRGMLIEDATMQVSFLKDLVTMRNPTSDFSFLCFLRERGRMVDFLNAKTLFPLRIEFHEYFEWAAARVAHLVDYSDEVVSVEPVTGPDGEVRWLDVVSRVPGEPGRTVTRRARNISVAVGLEPHLPPDTALSDRIWHNSQLVPRVRELNASGDPVGRVLVLGAGQSGAEALDYLHRSFPGAEICAIFAKYGYTPADDSPFANRIFDPEAVDVYFRSAPEVKQSLVDYHRSTNYSVVDMDLIESLYATMYREKVQGRERLQMRNVSRIRDVRGFDDHLEVTVEYLPTGEREVISADLLVHATGYRPRDLDSLLGRTAKLCLRDDKDAVRVGRDHRVELTPDVTAGIYLQGATEHTHGLTSTLLSTTAVRSGEILASLLTHRAADTAGTAGTAGLAVRAG, from the coding sequence GTGAACGCACTGCACGACGAGCCCGACGCCGTTCTTGATGTGCTCGGGATAGGTTTCGGGCCGTCAAATCTCGCACTGGCCATCGCGGTTGAGGAACACAACGCCCAAGCCGCTCCGGAGGACCGGATCCGCGCGGGATTCCTGGAGCGCCAGCCGTCGTTCGGCTGGCACCGGGGGATGCTCATCGAGGACGCCACGATGCAGGTCTCCTTTCTCAAGGACCTGGTCACCATGCGCAACCCGACGAGCGACTTCAGCTTTCTGTGCTTCCTGCGGGAGCGGGGCAGGATGGTGGACTTCCTCAACGCGAAGACGCTGTTCCCCCTGCGGATCGAGTTCCACGAGTACTTCGAGTGGGCGGCGGCGCGGGTGGCGCACCTCGTCGACTACTCGGACGAGGTGGTGTCCGTCGAGCCGGTGACGGGCCCCGACGGCGAGGTCCGCTGGCTGGACGTCGTCAGCCGCGTGCCCGGCGAACCGGGCCGGACCGTCACCCGGCGGGCCCGGAACATCTCGGTGGCCGTCGGCCTCGAACCCCATCTGCCGCCGGACACGGCCCTGTCGGACCGCATCTGGCACAACAGCCAACTCGTGCCGCGGGTACGGGAGCTGAACGCCTCCGGTGATCCGGTGGGCCGCGTCCTGGTGCTCGGCGCGGGGCAGAGCGGCGCCGAGGCGCTCGACTACCTGCACCGGTCCTTCCCCGGGGCGGAGATCTGCGCGATCTTCGCGAAGTACGGGTACACGCCCGCCGACGACAGCCCGTTCGCCAACCGGATCTTCGACCCGGAGGCCGTGGACGTCTACTTCCGCTCCGCACCGGAGGTGAAGCAGTCCCTGGTCGACTACCACCGCAGCACCAACTACTCGGTGGTCGACATGGACCTCATCGAGTCGCTGTACGCGACGATGTACCGCGAGAAGGTCCAGGGCCGCGAGCGGCTGCAGATGCGCAACGTGTCCCGCATCCGGGACGTACGCGGCTTCGACGACCACCTGGAGGTCACCGTCGAGTACCTCCCCACCGGGGAACGGGAGGTGATCTCGGCCGACCTGCTGGTCCACGCGACCGGCTACCGCCCCAGGGACCTCGACTCCCTGCTGGGCAGGACCGCGAAGCTCTGCCTGCGGGACGACAAGGACGCCGTGCGCGTCGGGCGCGACCACCGCGTCGAACTCACCCCGGACGTCACGGCGGGCATCTATCTGCAGGGCGCGACCGAGCACACGCACGGCCTCACCTCGACCCTGCTGTCCACCACGGCGGTCCGGTCCGGCGAGATCCTCGCGTCCCTGCTCACCCACCGCGCGGCCGACACGGCCGGCACAGCCGGCACGGCCGGCCTGGCCGTGCGGGCCGGCTGA
- a CDS encoding ABC transporter ATP-binding protein, with product MSPTSPSGRDVLRESVGGQRRDVALGALLASGHQVGEALVPVLIGVVIDRAVTGSDTGALLLWLGVLAVVYVALALSFRFGAWAGDRSAVRSEHTLRIALVRRVLHPGGGAEEGRLPGALANTATEDAKRVGSVNTAVMYGIAALAGILTCAVVLLRTSVLLGLVVLLGTPVLLLLGHLLSKPLEARSEAEQERAAHASAVAADLVAGLRILKGIGGEPAAVARYRTTSRDSLAATLKAARAQAFQSGMVLSLTGCLIAVVALVGGRLAAEGSISLGQLVSAVGLALFLLGPLEVLAWVNAELAQGRASAGRVAEVLAAGHSVTAGGRSLPPQVRGAVRLTGVGHGGLRGLDLDVAPGELLGVVATDPAHATDLLRCLARRADPDTGTVELDGIPLRDLDPAELRTAMLVADHDADLFEGTVRTNVTAAAPGSADPEPAMTAAGVAQVAQTLPRGEDTAVSERGRSLSGGQRQRVALARALAADRPVLVVHDPTTAVDAVTEAGIAAGLREVRKGRTTILVTTSPALLAVTDRVVLLDEGRVTDTAPHADLIARHETYRSAVLA from the coding sequence GTGAGTCCTACCAGTCCGTCAGGACGTGACGTCCTGCGGGAGTCGGTCGGAGGGCAGCGTCGCGACGTCGCCCTCGGCGCGCTGCTCGCCTCCGGTCACCAAGTGGGTGAAGCGCTGGTCCCGGTGCTGATCGGCGTGGTGATCGACCGGGCCGTCACCGGGTCCGACACCGGCGCCCTCCTGCTGTGGCTCGGCGTCCTCGCCGTCGTGTACGTCGCGCTCGCCCTGTCCTTCCGCTTCGGCGCCTGGGCCGGCGACCGGTCGGCGGTGCGCTCCGAGCACACGCTGCGCATCGCCCTCGTACGACGGGTGCTGCACCCCGGCGGCGGCGCCGAGGAAGGCCGTCTGCCCGGCGCGCTGGCCAACACCGCCACCGAGGACGCCAAACGGGTCGGAAGCGTCAACACGGCGGTGATGTACGGGATCGCGGCGCTGGCCGGCATCCTCACCTGTGCCGTCGTCCTGCTGCGCACCTCGGTCCTCCTCGGCCTCGTCGTCCTGCTGGGCACACCCGTCCTGCTCCTCCTGGGACACCTGCTGAGCAAGCCCCTGGAGGCCCGTAGCGAGGCCGAGCAGGAACGCGCGGCACACGCCTCCGCCGTCGCCGCCGACCTGGTGGCCGGCCTCAGGATCCTCAAGGGCATCGGCGGCGAGCCGGCGGCCGTCGCCCGCTACCGCACCACCAGCCGCGACTCCCTGGCGGCCACGCTGAAGGCCGCCCGCGCGCAGGCCTTCCAGAGCGGCATGGTGCTGTCCCTCACCGGCTGCCTGATCGCCGTCGTCGCCCTGGTCGGCGGCCGGCTGGCCGCCGAAGGAAGCATCAGCCTGGGCCAGTTGGTGTCGGCGGTCGGACTCGCGCTCTTCCTGCTCGGCCCCCTCGAAGTACTCGCCTGGGTCAACGCCGAACTCGCCCAGGGCCGCGCCTCGGCCGGACGGGTCGCGGAGGTCCTGGCGGCCGGGCACAGCGTCACGGCGGGCGGCCGGAGCCTGCCCCCGCAGGTGCGCGGCGCGGTGCGCCTCACCGGCGTCGGCCACGGCGGGCTGCGCGGGCTGGACCTGGACGTCGCACCCGGCGAACTGCTGGGCGTCGTCGCCACCGACCCCGCCCACGCCACCGATCTGCTGCGCTGCCTGGCCCGGCGGGCCGACCCCGACACCGGCACGGTCGAACTGGACGGGATCCCCCTGCGGGACCTGGACCCGGCCGAGCTGCGCACCGCGATGCTGGTGGCCGACCACGACGCGGACCTCTTCGAGGGCACCGTCCGCACCAACGTCACGGCCGCCGCCCCCGGGTCCGCCGACCCCGAACCCGCCATGACGGCGGCCGGGGTGGCCCAGGTCGCGCAGACCCTGCCCCGGGGCGAGGACACGGCGGTCAGCGAGCGCGGCCGCTCCCTCTCCGGCGGCCAGCGCCAACGCGTCGCCCTGGCCCGGGCGCTGGCGGCCGACCGCCCCGTCCTGGTGGTCCACGACCCGACCACGGCCGTCGACGCGGTGACCGAGGCGGGCATCGCGGCAGGCCTGCGCGAGGTCCGCAAGGGCCGCACCACGATCCTCGTGACCACCAGTCCCGCACTGCTCGCCGTGACCGACCGGGTGGTGCTGCTCGACGAGGGCCGCGTCACCGACACGGCCCCGCACGCCGACCTGATCGCCCGTCACGAGACCTACCGATCGGCGGTGCTGGCATGA
- a CDS encoding ABC transporter ATP-binding protein gives MSDLSREETPDTPNTSDTPDTPAGPEHLGAGRELLPTATQARTRAAVRELIGPHRRVALGGFAMMVVATAVGLLVQPLLGRIVDLVADRRPPGSITTPVVLLVLVALAQGAATMAGLALVSRLGETVLAHLRERFVEKALRLPLEQVEKAGAGDLTARVTRDVSVVGEAVRSALPELVRSLLAIALTLVAMAALDWRFFLAALVAVPVQASTARWYVRNAVPLYAEQRIATGAQQQQLLDTIAGAGTVRAFRLEEEHTARVDRRSSTAVELTLRGVRLVLDFYNRLHVAEYAGLAAVLVTGFLLVREGSVSIGTATAAALYFHSLFAPVNSALVLLDDAQSATAALARLVGVADQPAPGPSGAGTDGPDGTDGPRTGTGTAPGTVTVTDVHHAYEPGRPVLHGVDLTLRAGERVALVGVSGAGKTTLAKLVAGVHRPTSGSVRVTNGPVGGPAGGGSPREGLPVALVTQETHVFAGPLADDLRLARPGAGDEELRTALATVDALDWAAALPAGLDTVVGDGGHRLTSAQVQQLALARLVLADPPVAVLDEATAEAGSTGARLLEQAADRAVEGRTALVVAHRLTQAATADRIVVMDGGRIVESGTHDELCAAAGPYASLWEVWSGTRGTADQTPTHHRPDTTTDTTVKDH, from the coding sequence ATGAGCGACCTCTCCCGCGAGGAAACGCCGGACACACCGAATACGTCGGACACACCGGATACACCGGCCGGACCGGAACACCTCGGCGCCGGGCGCGAGTTGCTGCCCACCGCGACCCAGGCCCGTACCCGTGCCGCCGTACGCGAACTGATCGGCCCGCACCGCCGGGTGGCGCTCGGCGGCTTCGCCATGATGGTCGTGGCCACCGCCGTCGGCCTGCTCGTCCAGCCGCTGCTGGGCAGGATCGTGGACCTCGTCGCCGACCGGCGTCCGCCGGGCAGCATCACCACGCCGGTCGTCCTGCTGGTGCTGGTCGCCCTCGCGCAGGGCGCGGCCACCATGGCGGGCCTGGCGCTCGTGTCCCGGCTCGGCGAGACCGTCCTGGCGCACCTGCGCGAGCGGTTCGTCGAGAAGGCCCTGCGGCTGCCTCTGGAACAGGTGGAGAAGGCGGGGGCCGGCGACCTCACCGCGCGGGTCACCCGGGACGTCTCGGTGGTGGGCGAGGCAGTGCGCTCCGCCCTGCCCGAACTGGTCCGCTCCCTGCTGGCCATCGCGCTGACCCTGGTCGCGATGGCCGCGCTGGACTGGCGGTTCTTCCTCGCGGCCCTCGTCGCGGTGCCCGTCCAGGCCTCCACCGCCCGCTGGTACGTACGCAACGCCGTGCCGCTCTACGCCGAGCAGCGCATCGCGACCGGGGCCCAGCAGCAGCAGTTGCTGGACACCATCGCGGGCGCCGGCACGGTACGGGCGTTCCGGCTGGAGGAGGAGCACACCGCCCGGGTGGACCGGCGGTCGTCGACGGCGGTCGAACTGACCCTGCGCGGCGTACGGCTGGTGCTCGACTTCTACAACCGGCTGCACGTGGCCGAGTACGCCGGACTCGCGGCGGTCCTCGTCACCGGATTCCTGCTGGTGCGCGAGGGGTCGGTGTCCATCGGCACGGCCACGGCCGCCGCGCTCTACTTCCACAGCCTGTTCGCGCCGGTCAACTCGGCGCTCGTCCTCCTCGACGACGCGCAGTCGGCGACGGCGGCGCTGGCCCGGCTCGTCGGGGTGGCCGACCAGCCGGCACCCGGCCCGTCCGGAGCCGGAACGGACGGGCCGGACGGGACAGACGGCCCACGGACCGGGACCGGGACCGCACCCGGCACCGTCACCGTGACGGACGTCCACCACGCCTACGAGCCCGGACGTCCCGTCCTGCACGGCGTGGACCTCACGCTCCGGGCGGGCGAGCGGGTGGCCCTGGTCGGCGTGAGCGGCGCCGGCAAGACCACGCTGGCCAAACTCGTCGCGGGCGTGCACCGCCCCACGTCCGGCTCGGTACGCGTGACGAACGGCCCGGTGGGCGGGCCGGCCGGCGGCGGATCGCCCCGGGAGGGCCTGCCGGTCGCCCTGGTCACCCAGGAGACGCACGTCTTCGCCGGACCGCTCGCGGACGACCTGCGTCTCGCGCGGCCCGGCGCCGGCGACGAGGAGCTGCGTACGGCGCTGGCCACCGTGGACGCCCTCGACTGGGCCGCGGCGCTGCCCGCCGGTCTGGACACGGTCGTCGGCGACGGCGGACACCGCCTCACCTCCGCGCAGGTCCAGCAACTCGCCCTGGCCCGCCTGGTCCTGGCCGATCCGCCGGTGGCCGTGCTGGACGAGGCCACCGCCGAAGCGGGCAGCACCGGCGCCCGGCTCCTGGAGCAGGCGGCCGACCGGGCGGTCGAGGGCCGTACGGCACTGGTCGTCGCCCACCGCCTCACCCAGGCCGCCACCGCGGACCGGATCGTCGTCATGGACGGCGGCCGGATCGTGGAGAGCGGCACCCACGACGAGCTGTGCGCCGCGGCCGGCCCCTACGCCTCCCTGTGGGAGGTGTGGTCCGGCACCCGCGGCACGGCTGACCAAACCCCCACGCACCACCGCCCCGACACCACCACCGACACCACCGTGAAGGACCACTGA
- a CDS encoding iron-siderophore ABC transporter substrate-binding protein: MPGSSRGARLVASLASALLLFTTAAACGSDDDSDAAAPDTSASANSAFPVTLAHKYGSTTVKSEPKRIVTVGLTDQDAVLALGKVPVGTTEWLGGYKGAIGPWAADKLGDAEVPTVLKDTGTGPQTEKIAGLKPDLILAVYGGITKDQYTTLSKFAPVVAQPKEFNDFGVPWQQQTGIIGKALGQESRAKELVKGVEDEFATAAKDNPEFGKSTAVMATPYEGLFVFGSQDPRSRVLTDLGFKLPTDLDKVIGDEFGANISKERTDLLDTDAIVWIVSDIKKEEAKLRRNALYSDLDVAKQGREVFVEESADYGNSVSFVSVLSLPYMLERLVPQLAAAVDGDTATKVTQPSS, encoded by the coding sequence ATGCCCGGCTCCTCCAGAGGCGCACGCCTCGTCGCGTCGCTCGCCTCCGCGCTCCTCCTGTTCACCACCGCGGCGGCCTGCGGCTCCGACGACGACTCCGACGCGGCAGCGCCGGACACGTCCGCGTCCGCGAACAGCGCCTTCCCGGTGACGCTCGCCCACAAATACGGCAGCACCACCGTCAAGTCCGAGCCGAAGCGGATCGTCACCGTCGGGCTGACCGACCAGGACGCCGTACTCGCCCTCGGCAAGGTGCCCGTGGGGACCACCGAGTGGCTCGGCGGCTACAAGGGCGCCATCGGCCCCTGGGCCGCGGACAAGCTGGGCGACGCCGAGGTGCCCACCGTGCTGAAGGACACCGGCACGGGCCCGCAGACCGAGAAGATCGCCGGGCTCAAGCCCGATCTGATCCTCGCGGTCTACGGCGGCATCACGAAGGACCAGTACACGACCCTCTCGAAGTTCGCGCCGGTCGTGGCCCAGCCGAAGGAGTTCAACGACTTCGGTGTGCCGTGGCAGCAGCAGACCGGGATCATCGGCAAGGCGCTCGGCCAGGAGTCCAGGGCCAAGGAGCTGGTGAAGGGCGTCGAGGACGAGTTCGCCACCGCGGCGAAGGACAATCCGGAGTTCGGCAAGTCCACCGCGGTGATGGCGACGCCGTACGAGGGTCTCTTCGTCTTCGGCAGCCAGGACCCGCGCTCACGGGTGCTGACCGACCTCGGTTTCAAGCTGCCGACGGACCTGGACAAGGTCATCGGTGACGAGTTCGGTGCCAACATCAGCAAGGAACGCACCGACCTGCTGGACACCGACGCCATCGTCTGGATCGTCTCGGACATCAAGAAGGAAGAGGCCAAACTCCGCAGGAACGCCCTCTACTCCGACCTGGACGTGGCGAAGCAGGGACGCGAGGTCTTCGTCGAGGAGAGCGCCGACTACGGCAACTCCGTCTCCTTCGTCTCGGTGCTGAGCCTGCCGTACATGCTGGAGCGCCTGGTACCGCAGCTGGCCGCGGCCGTCGACGGCGACACCGCCACGAAGGTGACCCAGCCGTCCTCCTGA
- a CDS encoding NUDIX hydrolase family protein, with protein MTETTPGWLPHDELEQARARMPILYVEAVPVRVDDSGEVTSIGLLLRMGSGGAVSRALVSGRVLHHERVRDALLRHLEKDLGPVALPRVPTSLQPFTVAEYFPTLGATPFHDPRQHAVSLAYIVPVTGDCRPRQDALDLVWFSPEEASSPMVLNEMPGGHGALLKQALAHVGRLS; from the coding sequence ATGACCGAGACCACGCCCGGCTGGCTCCCGCACGACGAGCTCGAGCAGGCGCGCGCCCGCATGCCGATCCTGTACGTCGAAGCCGTGCCGGTGCGCGTGGACGACAGCGGCGAAGTGACCAGCATCGGACTGCTGCTCCGGATGGGGTCGGGCGGGGCGGTCAGCCGCGCGCTCGTCTCCGGCCGGGTCCTGCACCACGAGCGGGTCAGGGACGCCCTGCTGCGCCACCTGGAGAAGGACCTCGGCCCGGTCGCGCTCCCCAGGGTGCCGACGTCGCTGCAGCCCTTCACCGTGGCGGAGTACTTCCCGACGCTGGGGGCCACGCCGTTCCACGACCCCCGCCAGCACGCGGTGTCCCTGGCCTACATCGTCCCGGTGACCGGCGACTGCCGCCCCCGCCAGGACGCGCTGGACCTGGTCTGGTTCAGCCCCGAGGAGGCCTCGTCCCCCATGGTCCTCAACGAGATGCCGGGCGGCCACGGAGCCCTGCTCAAGCAGGCGCTGGCCCATGTGGGCCGCCTGTCCTGA
- a CDS encoding TetR/AcrR family transcriptional regulator, giving the protein MPRWKPDARQRLIVAALELFTEKGYDDTTVAQIAERAGLTRSTFHRHFADKREMLAAGQETLSRLLAEGIAAAAPDATPMTAVAAGLERASMQMTSFNRELGPLMHAAVEANDELKQRDASKSTGMVAAMTEALRGRGVPRAVAQVAAELGILAFKTGFARWTDPARDADPGELAPLTRAALDELRTAVTELR; this is encoded by the coding sequence ATGCCCAGATGGAAGCCGGACGCGCGCCAGCGCCTGATCGTGGCGGCGCTCGAGTTGTTCACCGAGAAGGGCTACGACGACACGACGGTCGCCCAGATCGCCGAGCGCGCCGGGCTCACGCGGAGTACCTTCCACCGCCACTTCGCCGACAAGCGGGAGATGCTCGCGGCGGGGCAGGAGACCCTCAGCCGCCTGCTGGCCGAAGGAATCGCCGCCGCCGCCCCTGACGCGACGCCGATGACGGCCGTGGCGGCCGGCCTGGAGCGCGCCTCGATGCAGATGACCTCCTTCAACCGTGAGCTCGGGCCGCTGATGCACGCGGCGGTCGAGGCGAACGACGAACTGAAGCAGCGCGACGCGTCGAAGAGCACCGGCATGGTCGCGGCCATGACCGAGGCGCTGAGGGGCCGGGGCGTCCCCCGGGCCGTGGCGCAGGTGGCCGCGGAACTCGGCATCCTCGCGTTCAAGACCGGATTCGCCCGATGGACCGACCCCGCCCGGGACGCGGACCCCGGCGAGCTGGCACCCCTCACCCGAGCCGCCCTCGACGAACTCCGCACGGCGGTCACGGAGTTGCGCTAG
- a CDS encoding SDR family oxidoreductase, giving the protein MRVFVTGGTGLIGSAVVAELLGAGHTVTALTRSDASAAHAEAAGAGVLRGELTDLRTLRSGAQDADGVIHLAFGNDFSSPEALARCVREEQEALAVLGDTLTGSDRPLVTVSGTPPLPGHVSTEDDPLPTGGPVGGRAESVNRALALAAHGVRSSAVRLPRTVHHRGRGGFAGMLTEIARRDGVAGYPGDGTQRWPAVHALDAAVLFRLALEKAPAGSVWHAVADGGDAVLDIATVIGRRLGLPVASVPQENFGAIGPIFAMDQPASSARTRTALGWRPTRPSLLADLENIEP; this is encoded by the coding sequence ATGCGTGTCTTCGTCACGGGCGGAACCGGACTGATCGGCTCGGCCGTCGTCGCCGAACTGCTCGGCGCGGGCCATACGGTCACCGCTCTCACCCGTTCCGACGCTTCCGCTGCACACGCCGAGGCCGCCGGCGCCGGGGTACTGCGGGGTGAACTCACCGACCTCCGGACGCTGCGGAGCGGCGCCCAGGACGCGGACGGCGTCATCCACCTCGCCTTCGGCAACGACTTCAGCTCGCCCGAGGCCCTCGCGCGGTGCGTCCGCGAGGAGCAGGAGGCCCTCGCCGTACTCGGCGACACCCTCACCGGCAGCGACCGTCCGCTGGTCACCGTGTCGGGAACGCCTCCGCTGCCGGGACACGTGTCGACCGAGGACGACCCGCTGCCGACCGGCGGCCCCGTCGGCGGACGCGCCGAGTCGGTGAACCGGGCCCTCGCGCTCGCCGCGCACGGCGTGCGCAGTTCGGCCGTACGGCTGCCGCGCACCGTCCATCACCGGGGCCGGGGCGGGTTCGCCGGAATGCTCACCGAGATCGCCCGCCGCGACGGTGTCGCCGGCTATCCCGGAGACGGCACGCAGCGCTGGCCGGCCGTCCACGCACTCGACGCCGCCGTCCTGTTCCGGCTCGCGCTGGAGAAGGCCCCGGCCGGAAGCGTGTGGCACGCCGTCGCCGACGGGGGCGACGCCGTACTCGACATCGCCACGGTCATCGGGCGGCGCCTGGGCCTGCCGGTCGCATCCGTACCGCAGGAGAACTTCGGCGCCATCGGCCCGATCTTCGCCATGGACCAGCCCGCGTCCAGCGCCCGCACCCGCACCGCCCTCGGCTGGCGGCCCACCCGCCCGAGCCTCCTCGCGGACCTGGAGAACATCGAGCCCTGA
- a CDS encoding MFS transporter: protein MSDRRLVLPVVLSATFVQLLNVTVAQVAAPAIQAGLGAGPGAVQLVLAGYTLTYACLLIPAARLGDRYGYRRLFVAGTVVFTAGSVAGACAPDAASLITARLVQGAGSGLVAPQVLSLIRAVTPATRRPRALGLYGATMAVASLAGPLIGGLVLSADLFGLGWRPVMLLTVPVALASLAGAGALPRTRGAEGLRVDKLGALLVTVGAGALVLPLALGREAGWPWWTWAGFTVAATALCHFVRSLPHRPDPLIHPAVLRDRAARRGTLLVFMFNTGVPSFTYVLFLHLQSAVGYSALAAALTSAPFAAAAAAGSTAAPALTRRHGPAVLTAASLVLAGMCLALAPLIGSAAGRQAALPVLAAGGAAFGAFTASAFTLVLAEVHGPAAGSVSGLLPTAQQLGGSIGVTAAGLAYGAPAADADTAFRHAMLYQVAVFTITALISLRLRDRPGTEPVRGHRSHSARTRR from the coding sequence GTGAGCGACCGGCGCCTGGTGCTGCCGGTGGTGCTCAGCGCCACTTTCGTGCAACTGCTCAACGTCACTGTCGCCCAGGTGGCTGCGCCGGCGATACAGGCCGGCCTGGGCGCCGGTCCTGGTGCCGTGCAGCTGGTCCTGGCCGGATACACCCTGACGTACGCGTGCCTGCTCATCCCCGCCGCGCGGCTGGGCGACCGGTACGGCTACCGCCGACTGTTCGTGGCGGGCACCGTGGTCTTCACCGCTGGCTCGGTGGCCGGCGCGTGCGCCCCCGACGCCGCATCACTGATCACGGCCCGGCTGGTGCAGGGCGCGGGCAGCGGCCTGGTCGCCCCCCAGGTCCTGTCGCTCATCCGGGCCGTCACCCCCGCAACACGCCGACCGCGTGCGCTGGGCCTGTACGGCGCCACCATGGCCGTCGCGTCACTGGCCGGGCCGCTGATCGGTGGCCTCGTCCTCAGCGCCGATCTCTTCGGCCTCGGCTGGCGGCCGGTGATGCTCCTCACCGTGCCGGTGGCGCTCGCCTCGCTGGCCGGAGCGGGCGCGCTGCCCCGCACCCGCGGGGCGGAGGGACTGCGCGTCGACAAGCTGGGTGCGTTGCTGGTCACCGTGGGAGCCGGCGCGCTGGTCCTGCCCCTGGCGCTGGGGCGGGAAGCAGGCTGGCCCTGGTGGACATGGGCCGGGTTCACCGTAGCTGCGACCGCCCTCTGTCACTTCGTCCGAAGCCTCCCGCACCGGCCGGACCCCCTGATCCATCCCGCGGTGCTGCGTGACCGGGCGGCGCGCAGGGGCACGCTGCTGGTGTTCATGTTCAACACGGGCGTGCCCTCCTTCACCTACGTGCTCTTCCTCCACCTCCAGTCCGCCGTCGGGTACTCGGCCCTGGCGGCCGCGCTGACGTCGGCACCGTTCGCCGCTGCTGCCGCCGCCGGCAGCACGGCCGCCCCCGCTCTCACCCGCCGGCACGGGCCGGCGGTGCTCACCGCCGCGTCGCTGGTGCTGGCCGGGATGTGCCTGGCGCTGGCCCCGCTCATCGGCTCAGCGGCGGGACGCCAGGCGGCACTGCCCGTACTGGCCGCCGGCGGAGCCGCGTTCGGCGCCTTCACCGCGTCGGCGTTCACCCTGGTCCTGGCCGAGGTGCACGGCCCCGCCGCCGGCTCGGTCTCCGGACTGCTGCCCACAGCACAGCAGCTCGGCGGATCCATCGGAGTGACCGCGGCCGGACTCGCCTACGGTGCCCCCGCCGCTGATGCGGACACCGCATTCCGGCACGCCATGCTCTACCAGGTTGCCGTCTTCACGATCACTGCGCTGATCAGCCTCCGGCTCCGCGACCGACCTGGCACCGAGCCCGTGCGCGGCCATCGCAGTCACAGCGCAAGGACACGCAGGTAA